A genomic segment from Marmota flaviventris isolate mMarFla1 chromosome 7, mMarFla1.hap1, whole genome shotgun sequence encodes:
- the LOC114085500 gene encoding LOW QUALITY PROTEIN: cysteine protease ATG4C (The sequence of the model RefSeq protein was modified relative to this genomic sequence to represent the inferred CDS: deleted 1 base in 1 codon) → MEATGTDEVDKLKTKFISAWNNMKYSWVLKTKTYFSRNSPVLLLGKCYHFKYEDENKVLPSKSACTIEDRIIAGNVEEFRKDFISRIWLTYREEFPQIEGSSLTTDCGWGCTLRTGQMLLAQGLILHFLGRAWTWPDALNIENSESESWTSHTVKKITSSFETSLSGEREPETPTISLKKTIGKCPNDQEMQNEIFHRKIISWFGDSPLAVFGLHQLIEYGKKSGKSAGDWYGPGVVAHILRKAVEEARHPDLQGITIYVAQDCTVYNSDVIDKQSASMTSDNADDKAVIILVPVRLGGERTNTDYLEFVKGVLSLEYCVGIIGGKPKQSYYFAGFQDDSLIYMDPHYCQSFVDVSIKDFPLETFHCPSPKKMSFRKMDPSCTIGFYCRNVKDFERASEEITKMLKISSKEKYPLFTFVNGHSRDFDITSTTTNEEDLFLEDEKKRLKRVSTEEFVLL, encoded by the exons ATGGAGGCCACGGGAACAGATGAAGTTGACAAGctaaaaactaaatttatatCAGCATGGAACAACATGAAATATAGTTGGGTTTTGAAAACAAAGACATATTTTAGTAGAAATTCTCCAGTTTTATTGCTTGGAAAATGTTaccattttaaatatgaagatgaaaataaagtGTTACCTTCAAAATCAGCATGTACAATAGAAGATCGCATAATTGCAGGAAATGTAGAAGAATTTCGGAAAGATTTCATTTCTAGAATATGGCTGACCTACAGGGAAGAATTTCCTCAAATAGAAGGCTCATCTTTGACAACAGATTGTGGTTGGGGATGTACGTTGAGAACTGGCCAGATGCTACTGGCTCAAGGACTCATACTACATTTTCTTGGTAGAGCTTGGACCTGGCCTGATGCATTGAATATTGAAAATTCAGAGTCTGAATCATGGACTTCccacactgta aaaaaaattacatcatcaTTTGAAACATCGCTTTCAGGGGAAAGAGAACCTGAAACTCCAACAATTTCTCTGAAGAAAACAATTGGGAAATGTCCTAATGATCAGGAGatgcaaaatgaaatttttcacaGGAAAATCATCTCTTGGTTTGGTGATTCCCCATTGGCTGTCTTTGGCTTACATCAGTTAATAGAGTATGGAAAGAAGTCTGGGAAAAGTGCTGGAGATTGGTATGGGCCAGGTGTTGTTGCTCACATTTTAAGAAAAGCAGTCGAAGAAGCAAGACACCCTGACTTACAAGGAATAACTATTTATGTTGCACAAGATTGTACAGTTTACAATTCTGATGTAATTGATAAACAGAGTGCTTCCATGACCTCTGATAATGCAGATGACAAAGCTGTTATTATTTTAGTTCCTGTTAGACTTGGTGGAGAAAGAACCAACACCGACTACCTAGAGTTTGTGAAGGGTGTTCTGAGCCTTGAATATTGTGTGGGTATTATTGGTGGCAAACCTAAACAGTCATATTACTTTGCTGGATTTCAAGATGACAGTTTGATTTACATGGATCCTCATTACTGCCAATCTTTTGTAGATGTCAGCATAAAGGATTTTCCTCTTGAGACATTCCACTGCCCTTCTCCCAAAAAGATGTCGTTTCGAAAAATGGATCCTAGCTGTACAATAGGATTTTACTGTCGAAATGTTAAGGACTTCGAACGAGCTTCTGAAGAAATAACTAAGATGCTGAAGATTTCTTCTAAGGAGAAATATCCCTTATTTACTTTTGTAAATGGTCATTCCCGAGACTTTGACATTACGTCTACTACAACCAATGAAGAAGACCTTTTCTTAGAGGAtgagaagaaaagattaaaaagagtCAGTACAGAAGAGTTTGTCCTCCTATAA